A stretch of DNA from Pseudonocardia hierapolitana:
CGCCGCGGACCGGTTCGCGGAGCTGTGCGAACGGCACCCGGACACGCTGATCGCGGTGGAGTTCATGCCGTACTCGGTGGTGCGCGACCTCCCCGAGGCCCGGCGTCTCGTAGCCCACGCCGGTGCGCCCAACGCGGCGATCGTCCTGGACATCGTGCACTTCTTCCGCTCGGGCAGCGCGGTCGACGAGATCGACGCCGACTGTCTGCGTGACGTCGCCGTGGTCCAGCTCTCCGACGTGTCCTCCCGCCCCGGAGTCGACCTCGCGCGCGAGGCCCGCCACCTCCGGACCTATCCGGGCCGGGGCACCCTCGACACGGTCGGCTTCCTGCGCCGTGTCCGCGAGTCGACCGCCGAGCTCCCGCCGATCAGCGTGGAGCCCGTCTCCGACGCCCTCGAACGCCTGCCGTTGGAGGTCGTCGCGGAGGAGATCGTGTTCTCCACGCTGGGCGTGCTCGAGCAGTCCGCCCGGTCCTGAACCACCACAGCGGAGACGAGAGCGACGATGCCCGAGACATTCGTGTTGATCAACGGCGCCTGGCACGGCGGCTGGGCGTGGCGGCCGGTGGCCCGACACCTCCGAGCAGCGGGCCACCGCGTGCTGACGCCCACCCTGCCGGGCCTGCACGACGGCGACGATCCGACGGACCTGCACCTGTCGGACGTGGTCGACGCCGTGGTGGACCTCGTCGAACGGGAGGACCTGCGCGACGTGACCCTCGTCGGCCACAGCTGGGGCGGCTACCCGATGACCGGTGCCGCTCACCACCTTCGGACACGCCTGCGCAAGCTCGTCTACTGGAGCGCCTTCGTCCCGGCTCGCGGCCGCTCGCTCCACGACGAGATCCCGCCGGGGTACCAGGAGCTGTTCGCCGACCTGGCAAGGGCGTCCGACGACAACACCGTGGCGCTGCCGCTGGACGTGTGGCAGGCCGCGTTCGTCCACGACGCGCCCGAGGACGTGCAGCGGGCCCTCCACGAGCTGATGGTGCCGCACCCGTACCAGTACTTCACCGAGACCGTCGAACCACTCGACGCCGCGGCCGGGATCCCGGTCGCCTACGTCCTGAGCCGTGAGGACATCGCACTGCCGCCCGGCGAGTACGGGTGGGACCGCTTCGCCGAGCGGCTCGGCGTCGAGCCGCTCGTCGCCCCCGGAAGCCACGAGGCCTGCTTCACCGCGCCGGAAGGTCTCGCACACGCTCTGTTGAAGGCCTGACGTGCGTACCGTCCCCGCTGCGGCAGCCGGGTCCCGGAGGTCGGGGTGTGCTCCGCACTCACGCACGCCCGTGCGGTCGACCACCTCTGGCTGCTCCTGGACGGAACAGGGCTCATTGCATCGCCGACGCCGGCGTCGGGCGCACTCGGGTCACGACGGTGCGGTCCGTGAGCAGCAGCTCGCCGACCGTCGGGCCGATGCGCTCGCGCCACTCGGGGTCCTCGTAGACGGCGGCGGAGCGCCCCACGCGGTCGTCCTCGTCGTCGAACCGGCGGATCCAGACGTGGCCGTCCTCGTCCTCCTCGTCGATGAACGAGGCGATCACGGTCATCCCCTTGGCCTGCTGGAACGGGAGGACGACGTCTTCCATGTAGCGGACCCAGTCGTCCCGACGTCCGGGGCGGGCCCGGTAGCGGCGAATCTCGTAGAACATGGTGGTCCTCAGGAGTCGAGGGTCAGGACGATCTTGCCGCGCGTGCGGTTCGTCTCGCCGAGGGCGTGCGCGATGGCGGTTTGTTCGAGGGGGAAGGTGCGTGCGACCTCGACCCGGACGTCGCCGGCGTCGATCAGTTCGGCGATGCGCGCGAGCGCGGCACCGTCGGGCTCGACGAGGAACGAGGACGCGTGGCCGTTGATGGCCTCGACCGCGGCGGCGAGCGCCTCGGACACCCCGCCGGGCACGGCGACGATCGACCCGCCCTCGCGCAAGGTGGCGACCAGCCGCAGGTCCTCGCCCCCGCCGACCAGGTCGACGACGCTGTCGATGTTCTTGATCAGCGATTCGTACCCGGCTTCGTGGTAGTCCACGACCTCGTTCGCGCCGAGCTCGCTCAGCCACTCGTGGTTCGCAGTGCTCGCGGTCGCCACCACGTGCGCGCCGAGATGGCGGGCGAACTGGACCGCGAAGTGGCCCACACCCCCGGCCGCCGCCGTGATCAGGACCCGCTGTCCCGGCTGCACGTGCAGGGTGTCGACGAGGATCTGCCATGCCGTGAGCGCCGCCAGCGGCACCGCCGCGGCCTGCGCATCGTTCAGCGAGGTCGGTGAGTGGGCGAACTGTCGCGCCGGCGCGGTGACGTACTCGGCGTAGCCACCTGCTGCGCGCGGGAACCACGGCATGCCGTAGACCCGGTCTCCCACGGCCAGGGTCGTGACACCGAAACCGACCTCCTCGACGACGCCGGCCACGTCCCAGCCGAGGACGAAGGGCGGTTCGCCGAGGACTCTGGCCATTCCGTGTCCTTCCCGGGTCTTCCAGTCGACGGGGTTCACCCCGGCGGCGTGGACGCGGACGAGAACCTCGGTGGGCAGTGGCACGGGCCGCGGGAGCGTCTCGACGGCGAGCACCTCGCCACCACCGAGGCAGTGCTGGACGACTGCACGCATGGCGTTGATCTGTTCGGGCATGCGTCCAGCCTCGTCCGGCTCGAGAACACAGGGCAGTGGCTAGAAGGACATCATGCGTAACATTCCGGCCATGTCCCATCGCGTCGCCGTTCTCGCTCTCGACGGGGTGATCCCGTTCGACCTGGGTATCCCCGCCCGGGTCTTCCGGGAGGCCCTCGATCGGCACGGCAGGAACCTCTACAGCGTGTCCACGTGCTCGCTCGGCGGGCGACCCGTGCGCACCAGCCAGGACTTCGTCGTCACGGTGGAGCACGACGAGCGCCTGCTCGCACGGGCGGACACGGTCGTGATCGCGACGCAGGAACCGACGCCCGAGTTGCTGGCCACGGGTGCCCTTCCGGACGAGCTCACCGCGGCGCTCGCCCTCGTCCCGCCGTCCAGTCGCATCGTCAGCCTCTGCACCTCGGCGTTCGTGCTCGCCGCAGCGGGCCTGCTCGACGGCCGGTCCGCGACGACCCACTGGACACTGTGCCGAGCGTTTGCGGACCTCTTCCCGCAGGTATCGGTCGATCCCGACGTGCTGTTCGTCGACAACGGCCAGGTGCTCACCTCGGCCGGCGGTGCCGCGGGGATCGATCTGTGCCTGCACCTGGTCCGGCGCGACCACGGGGCCGAGGTGGCCAACGGCGCGGCACGGCGGTGCGTCGTCGCCCCCTGGCGGGATGGCGGCCAGGCCCAGTTCATCGACCACCCGCTGCCGATCGACCCCGAATCGTCGACCGCGGCCACCCGGACCTGGGCACTGGCCCACCTCGACGAGCCGATCGGCCTGCTCGACCTCGCGCGTCACGCGAACATGAGCGTGCGGACCTTCTCCCGCCGCTTCCGCGCCGAGGTCGGCGAGACCCCGGCCCAGTGGCTGATCCAGCGACGGGTCGACGCGGCGCGCCGCTTGCTCGAGACTTCCGACCTGACCGTCGACCAGATCGCCACCGTCGCCGGGTTCGGCAGTGCGACGCTGCTCCGCAAGCACCTCCACGCCACGATCGGACTGTCGCCGGGCTCATACCGCCGGACCTTCACCGCGCCCGTCGGAACCGGTCACGGCCGGCACGAGGCGAACGGTCAGCGGCCGTAGGGGAGGAGCGACTCGCCACGCGCGGGTCTCGCACATCGTGCGGATCGTCTTGTCCAGCGTGACGACGTGGGTGCCGTCGCCGTGCAGCGCCATCGGGGCGGCGTGGATCGCTTTCGGATAACCTGGCCGCCGCCCGGAACGGGTGACGAGCCGAGGGGGACGCGCTGCGATGGGTGAGCCGAACACACCACCGGTGGTGGTCGACACGACGATCCCCCAGGCGGCGCGGTTCTGGGACTTCCTGCTCGGCGGCAAGGACAACTACGAGGTCGACCGCGAGGTCGGTCGGGAGGTGCTCGGGATCTTCCCGCAGCTGATCGACTCCGCGCGGGCGGATCGGGGATTCCTGGTCCGCGCCGTCACGCACCTCGTGCGCGACGCCGGCATCCGGCAGCTGCTGGACGTCGGCACCGGCCTGCCGACGGTCAACAACACGCACCAGGTCGCGCAGGCGATCGCCCCGGAGTCCCGCATCGTGTACGTCGACAACGACCCGATCGTGCTGGCGCACGCGCGTGCTCTGCTCGTCTCCACCCCCGAGGGAGCCACCCAGTACCTGCACGCCGACGTGCGCGACTGGGAGACGATCCTGCGGGACGCAGCCAGCACTCTCGACCTCACGCGCCCGGTGGCGCTCATGCTGCTGGGGATCATCAACTACGTGCTCGACGACGACGTCGCCCACGACATCGTCGCCGGCCTCGTGGACGCCCTGCCCTCGGGGAGCTACCTGGCGATGTCCCATCCAACGGCCGAGGTGCACGCCGAGGCGATGGCGGAGTCGGTCGCCTACTACAACGCCAGCGGTGCTCCACCGATCAGGACCCGCAGCCGGACGGAGCTCACCCGGTTCTTCGACGGCCTCGAGCTGCTCGACCCCGGTGTCGTGTCCTGCTCGTTGTGGCGCCCCGACGGGAGCGAGCTGGGGGACCCCGTCGAGGTGACCCAGTACTGCGGGGTCGCGCGGAAGCCCTGACGGGGAATCAGGACCGCGCTGATCGCGGTGAGCGCG
This window harbors:
- a CDS encoding SAM-dependent methyltransferase, whose translation is MGEPNTPPVVVDTTIPQAARFWDFLLGGKDNYEVDREVGREVLGIFPQLIDSARADRGFLVRAVTHLVRDAGIRQLLDVGTGLPTVNNTHQVAQAIAPESRIVYVDNDPIVLAHARALLVSTPEGATQYLHADVRDWETILRDAASTLDLTRPVALMLLGIINYVLDDDVAHDIVAGLVDALPSGSYLAMSHPTAEVHAEAMAESVAYYNASGAPPIRTRSRTELTRFFDGLELLDPGVVSCSLWRPDGSELGDPVEVTQYCGVARKP
- a CDS encoding NADP-dependent oxidoreductase, which produces MPEQINAMRAVVQHCLGGGEVLAVETLPRPVPLPTEVLVRVHAAGVNPVDWKTREGHGMARVLGEPPFVLGWDVAGVVEEVGFGVTTLAVGDRVYGMPWFPRAAGGYAEYVTAPARQFAHSPTSLNDAQAAAVPLAALTAWQILVDTLHVQPGQRVLITAAAGGVGHFAVQFARHLGAHVVATASTANHEWLSELGANEVVDYHEAGYESLIKNIDSVVDLVGGGEDLRLVATLREGGSIVAVPGGVSEALAAAVEAINGHASSFLVEPDGAALARIAELIDAGDVRVEVARTFPLEQTAIAHALGETNRTRGKIVLTLDS
- a CDS encoding alpha/beta fold hydrolase; its protein translation is MPETFVLINGAWHGGWAWRPVARHLRAAGHRVLTPTLPGLHDGDDPTDLHLSDVVDAVVDLVEREDLRDVTLVGHSWGGYPMTGAAHHLRTRLRKLVYWSAFVPARGRSLHDEIPPGYQELFADLARASDDNTVALPLDVWQAAFVHDAPEDVQRALHELMVPHPYQYFTETVEPLDAAAGIPVAYVLSREDIALPPGEYGWDRFAERLGVEPLVAPGSHEACFTAPEGLAHALLKA
- a CDS encoding NIPSNAP family protein, whose amino-acid sequence is MFYEIRRYRARPGRRDDWVRYMEDVVLPFQQAKGMTVIASFIDEEDEDGHVWIRRFDDEDDRVGRSAAVYEDPEWRERIGPTVGELLLTDRTVVTRVRPTPASAMQ
- a CDS encoding sugar phosphate isomerase/epimerase family protein is translated as MPVAYASPPAPFTLGAMCFRDRPFPQILAAASSGGFPGIGLTVGQCVSALERGIPLEEIPKRLADAGLTLAEFELVRLGDNGPTRHANGLVEELIETLRPDRVHTAAFTGDLPAAADRFAELCERHPDTLIAVEFMPYSVVRDLPEARRLVAHAGAPNAAIVLDIVHFFRSGSAVDEIDADCLRDVAVVQLSDVSSRPGVDLAREARHLRTYPGRGTLDTVGFLRRVRESTAELPPISVEPVSDALERLPLEVVAEEIVFSTLGVLEQSARS
- a CDS encoding GlxA family transcriptional regulator, with amino-acid sequence MSHRVAVLALDGVIPFDLGIPARVFREALDRHGRNLYSVSTCSLGGRPVRTSQDFVVTVEHDERLLARADTVVIATQEPTPELLATGALPDELTAALALVPPSSRIVSLCTSAFVLAAAGLLDGRSATTHWTLCRAFADLFPQVSVDPDVLFVDNGQVLTSAGGAAGIDLCLHLVRRDHGAEVANGAARRCVVAPWRDGGQAQFIDHPLPIDPESSTAATRTWALAHLDEPIGLLDLARHANMSVRTFSRRFRAEVGETPAQWLIQRRVDAARRLLETSDLTVDQIATVAGFGSATLLRKHLHATIGLSPGSYRRTFTAPVGTGHGRHEANGQRP